Proteins co-encoded in one Kocuria flava genomic window:
- a CDS encoding cytochrome P450, translating to MGEHEPGDEFGPEEGVPAPGPVPADWNPRGPRVRRDPVAAYDELRERCPVARGAGGAWTLFSHAEVVAAALDHETFANAVSRHLQVPNGLDGPAHTAFRAVVERFFTPQRTAALGPVVRRTAEELVADLPVPGAVDAVALGARFAVRAQLAWLGWDPGLEEELLRWTAEHRAATRSRRPERTAAAARRFDALVRSQTAPRRAAGAHAPDDVTTELLRERVEGRPLTEEEVVSVLRNWTGGDLGSMALCAGVVLAHLADHPQRQERLRRGVPDRELGQVLDEILRLDDPFVQNRRVTTRPVTAGGRELAAGERVFLNWTAANRDPRVFGEPGDFDPVGHAPYNLVWGIGKHVCPGRPLATLELRELTRAVLAATTALVPDPRQPREREVPPGGGYAAVPLLLR from the coding sequence GTGGGCGAGCACGAGCCCGGCGACGAGTTCGGCCCGGAGGAGGGCGTCCCCGCTCCCGGACCGGTGCCCGCCGACTGGAACCCGCGCGGTCCACGGGTGCGCCGCGACCCGGTGGCCGCCTACGACGAACTGCGCGAGCGCTGCCCCGTGGCCCGCGGCGCGGGCGGGGCGTGGACGCTGTTCTCGCACGCCGAGGTCGTGGCGGCAGCCCTGGACCACGAGACGTTCGCCAACGCGGTCTCCCGGCACCTGCAGGTCCCCAACGGGCTCGACGGCCCCGCCCACACCGCCTTCCGCGCGGTGGTCGAGCGGTTCTTCACCCCGCAGCGCACGGCCGCGCTCGGGCCGGTGGTCCGGCGGACGGCGGAGGAGCTGGTCGCGGACCTGCCCGTCCCCGGGGCCGTGGACGCCGTGGCGCTGGGCGCCCGCTTCGCCGTGCGGGCCCAGCTCGCGTGGCTGGGCTGGGACCCCGGGCTCGAGGAGGAGCTGCTGCGGTGGACGGCCGAGCACCGCGCCGCCACCCGCTCCCGGCGCCCGGAGCGCACCGCGGCGGCCGCCCGCCGCTTCGACGCCCTGGTCCGCTCCCAGACCGCACCCCGCCGCGCCGCGGGCGCGCACGCGCCCGACGACGTGACCACCGAGCTGCTGCGCGAGCGGGTCGAGGGCCGGCCGCTGACCGAGGAGGAGGTCGTCTCGGTGCTGCGCAACTGGACGGGCGGGGACCTCGGGTCGATGGCGCTGTGCGCCGGGGTGGTCCTGGCCCACCTCGCCGACCACCCGCAGCGGCAGGAGCGGCTGCGCCGCGGGGTGCCCGACCGCGAGCTCGGGCAGGTGCTCGACGAGATCCTGCGCCTGGACGACCCGTTCGTGCAGAACCGGCGGGTGACCACGCGTCCCGTCACGGCCGGCGGCCGCGAGCTCGCCGCGGGCGAGCGGGTCTTCCTCAACTGGACCGCCGCCAACCGGGACCCCCGGGTCTTCGGGGAGCCCGGGGACTTCGACCCGGTGGGGCACGCCCCGTACAACCTCGTCTGGGGGATCGGCAAGCACGTGTGCCCCGGCCGCCCGCTGGCGACCCTCGAGCTGCGGGAGCTCACCCGCGCGGTGCTCGCGGCGACGACGGCGCTCGTGCCGGACCCGCGGCAGCCGCGGGAGCGGGAGGTCCCGCCGGGCGGCGGGTACGCGGCCGTCCCGCTGCTGCTGCGCTGA
- a CDS encoding nitrate reductase subunit alpha: MATDSVPPRIDGPASDALLRLGKFFTRWEESPDRRAVFREGGRAGDAFYRNRWSHDKVVRSTHGVNCTGSCSWKVYVKDGIITWEAQETDYPSVGPDRPEYEPRGCPRGAAFSWYTYSPTRVRYPYVRGVLLEMYRAAKQETGGDPVLAWESIVSDPAKRRAFQRARGKGGLVRSSWQEALELTAAAHVHTVKAYGPDRVTGFSPIPAMSMVSHAAGARFINLVGGVMNSFYDWYADLPVASPQVFGDQTDVPESGDWWDATYLMMWGSNIPVTRTPDAHWMVEARYRGTKVVSVSPDYADNTKFADEWLPAQAGTDAALAMAMGHVILKENFLDRRVPFFEDYVVQYTDLPFLVTLDERADGTVVPGKFLTAQDLASADGTEPPADAAFKTVLLDRDAGTAVVPNGSMGFRYNAQDEGQWNLDLQGVRPALSLADASSYAGEASPVDLPAFTDATGEGSVLRRGVPVARVAGRTVTTVFDLMLAQYGVGRAGLPGTWATGYDDVTAPYTPAWQEEITSVPAQAVARIAREFAANAEKSQGRSMIILGAGICQWYHGDVTYRAILAMLMLCGCQGRNGGGWAHYVGQEKARPITGWAAMAAATDWTRPPRFMIGTAFWYMHTDQFRSDGYSSDAVQSPLAQGHLKGMHTADVIAKSTRMGWMPFYPQFDRNSLDVADAAAEGVARGEAPDEAAWVAQQLKQERLRFAVEDVDAPQNWPRTLILWRSNLLGSSAKGEEYFLKHLLGTHHNVMGQDHGQARPRDVAWHEQAPEGKLDLLVSADFRMTSSTLLSDVVLPAATWYEKHDLSSTDMHPYVHAFTPAIPPPWEAKTDYDLFRLLAEEFSRQARTHLGVRKDLVATALTHDTPGEIAQPGGHAPDWKGTDLPAVPGKNLPSLAVVERDYTAIGEKFAAVGPLAEQLGFTTKHITYDVSHQVDQLARLHGVFDRGAAAGRPAVDTDARMAEAILLFSGTTNGELAVQGFETLEKRTGVALADLARGSEEKRITFADTQAAPVPVITSPEWSGSETGGRRYAPFTINIERLKPFHTLTGRMHFFLDHDWIQDMGEALPIYRPPLDMHRLFGEPKLGERGDLSIAVRYLTPHNKWSIHSEYQDNLFMLSLARGGTTVWMSPQDAGLIEVSDNDWVECVNTNGVYIGRAIVSHRMPAGVVYVHHAQERVVDVPKSEATGRRGGIHNSVTRILVKPTHMVGGYAQLSWAFNYLGPTGNQRDIVSVVRKRSQEVQY, from the coding sequence ATGGCAACCGACTCCGTTCCCCCGCGCATCGACGGCCCCGCCTCGGACGCGCTGCTCAGGCTCGGGAAGTTCTTCACCCGCTGGGAGGAGAGCCCCGACCGGCGGGCCGTGTTCCGGGAGGGCGGGCGGGCCGGCGACGCCTTCTACCGCAACCGCTGGAGCCACGACAAGGTGGTGCGCTCCACCCACGGCGTGAACTGCACGGGCTCGTGCTCGTGGAAGGTCTACGTCAAGGACGGGATCATCACCTGGGAGGCCCAGGAGACCGACTACCCCTCCGTGGGCCCGGACCGGCCCGAGTACGAGCCCCGCGGCTGCCCCCGCGGGGCCGCGTTCTCCTGGTACACCTACTCGCCCACGCGGGTGCGCTACCCCTACGTGCGCGGCGTGCTGCTGGAGATGTACCGGGCGGCCAAGCAGGAGACCGGCGGGGACCCCGTGCTCGCCTGGGAGTCGATCGTCTCGGACCCCGCCAAGCGGCGGGCGTTCCAGCGGGCCCGGGGCAAGGGCGGGCTCGTGCGCTCGAGCTGGCAGGAGGCCCTCGAGCTCACCGCCGCCGCCCACGTGCACACGGTCAAGGCCTACGGGCCGGACCGCGTCACCGGCTTCTCCCCGATCCCGGCGATGTCGATGGTCTCCCACGCCGCCGGGGCCCGGTTCATCAACCTCGTCGGCGGGGTGATGAACAGCTTCTACGACTGGTACGCGGACCTGCCCGTGGCCAGCCCCCAGGTCTTCGGCGACCAGACGGACGTCCCCGAGTCCGGCGACTGGTGGGACGCGACCTACCTGATGATGTGGGGCTCCAACATCCCCGTCACCCGCACCCCGGACGCGCACTGGATGGTCGAGGCGCGCTACCGCGGCACCAAGGTCGTCTCGGTCAGCCCCGACTACGCGGACAACACGAAGTTCGCCGATGAGTGGCTGCCCGCCCAGGCCGGCACGGACGCGGCCCTGGCGATGGCGATGGGCCACGTGATCCTCAAGGAGAACTTCCTGGACCGCCGCGTGCCGTTCTTCGAGGACTACGTCGTCCAGTACACCGACCTGCCGTTCCTCGTCACCCTCGACGAGCGCGCCGACGGGACCGTGGTGCCGGGGAAGTTCCTCACCGCCCAGGACCTGGCCTCCGCGGACGGGACGGAGCCGCCCGCCGACGCCGCGTTCAAGACCGTGCTCCTCGACCGCGACGCCGGCACCGCCGTGGTGCCCAACGGGTCGATGGGCTTCCGCTACAACGCCCAGGACGAGGGGCAGTGGAACCTCGACCTGCAGGGCGTGCGCCCGGCGCTGTCCCTCGCCGACGCCTCCTCCTACGCAGGAGAGGCGAGCCCCGTGGACCTGCCCGCCTTCACCGACGCCACGGGCGAGGGCTCGGTGCTGCGCCGCGGCGTGCCGGTGGCCCGGGTCGCGGGCCGGACCGTCACCACGGTCTTCGACCTGATGCTCGCCCAGTACGGGGTGGGCCGGGCGGGCCTGCCGGGGACCTGGGCCACCGGGTACGACGACGTCACCGCCCCCTACACGCCGGCGTGGCAGGAGGAGATCACCTCGGTCCCGGCCCAGGCCGTGGCCCGCATCGCCCGGGAGTTCGCCGCCAACGCGGAGAAGTCGCAGGGCCGGTCGATGATCATCCTCGGTGCCGGCATCTGCCAGTGGTACCACGGGGACGTCACCTACCGGGCGATCCTCGCGATGCTGATGCTGTGCGGGTGCCAGGGCCGCAACGGCGGCGGCTGGGCGCACTACGTGGGCCAGGAGAAGGCCCGGCCGATCACCGGGTGGGCGGCGATGGCCGCGGCCACCGACTGGACCCGGCCCCCGCGGTTCATGATCGGCACCGCGTTCTGGTACATGCACACCGACCAGTTCCGCTCCGACGGCTACTCCTCGGACGCGGTACAGTCCCCGCTGGCGCAGGGCCACCTCAAGGGCATGCACACCGCCGACGTGATCGCGAAGTCCACCCGCATGGGGTGGATGCCGTTCTACCCGCAGTTCGACCGCAACTCCCTCGACGTCGCGGACGCCGCCGCCGAGGGGGTCGCCCGCGGCGAGGCCCCCGACGAGGCCGCCTGGGTCGCGCAGCAGCTCAAGCAGGAGCGGCTGCGCTTCGCCGTCGAGGACGTCGACGCCCCGCAGAACTGGCCGCGCACGCTGATCCTGTGGCGCTCGAACCTGCTCGGGTCCTCGGCCAAGGGCGAGGAGTACTTCCTCAAGCACCTGCTGGGCACCCACCACAACGTCATGGGCCAGGACCACGGGCAGGCCCGGCCCCGGGACGTCGCCTGGCACGAGCAGGCGCCCGAGGGCAAGCTCGACCTGCTGGTCTCGGCCGACTTCCGGATGACCAGCTCCACGCTGCTCTCCGACGTCGTGCTCCCCGCCGCGACCTGGTACGAGAAGCACGACCTGTCCTCCACCGACATGCACCCCTACGTGCACGCCTTCACCCCGGCGATCCCCCCGCCGTGGGAGGCGAAGACCGACTACGACCTGTTCCGGCTGCTCGCCGAGGAGTTCTCCCGCCAGGCCCGCACCCACCTGGGGGTGCGCAAGGACCTCGTGGCCACGGCCCTCACCCACGACACCCCGGGGGAGATCGCCCAGCCGGGCGGGCACGCCCCGGACTGGAAGGGCACCGACCTGCCGGCCGTGCCCGGGAAGAACCTGCCCAGCCTCGCGGTGGTCGAGCGCGACTACACGGCGATCGGGGAGAAGTTCGCCGCGGTGGGGCCCCTGGCCGAGCAGCTCGGCTTCACCACCAAGCACATCACCTACGACGTCTCCCACCAGGTGGACCAGCTCGCCCGCCTGCACGGGGTCTTCGACCGCGGGGCCGCCGCCGGCCGCCCCGCGGTGGACACCGACGCCCGCATGGCCGAGGCCATCCTGCTGTTCTCCGGCACGACCAACGGGGAGCTCGCCGTGCAGGGCTTCGAGACCCTCGAGAAGCGCACCGGCGTGGCGCTCGCCGACCTGGCCCGCGGCTCCGAGGAGAAGCGGATCACCTTCGCCGACACCCAGGCCGCCCCGGTGCCGGTGATCACCTCCCCGGAGTGGTCCGGCTCCGAGACCGGCGGGCGCCGCTACGCGCCGTTCACCATCAACATCGAACGGCTCAAGCCCTTCCACACCCTCACGGGGCGGATGCACTTCTTCCTCGACCACGACTGGATCCAGGACATGGGAGAGGCGCTGCCGATCTACCGACCGCCCCTGGACATGCACCGGCTCTTCGGGGAGCCCAAGCTCGGGGAGCGCGGTGACCTCTCGATCGCGGTGCGCTACCTGACCCCGCACAACAAGTGGTCGATCCACTCCGAGTACCAGGACAACCTGTTCATGCTCTCCCTGGCCCGCGGCGGCACGACCGTGTGGATGAGCCCCCAGGACGCGGGGCTCATCGAGGTCTCCGACAACGACTGGGTCGAGTGCGTGAACACCAACGGCGTCTACATCGGCCGGGCGATCGTCTCCCACCGCATGCCGGCCGGCGTCGTCTACGTCCACCACGCCCAGGAGCGGGTGGTCGACGTCCCCAAGTCCGAGGCCACCGGCCGCCGCGGCGGAATCCACAACTCCGTGACCCGCATCCTCGTCAAACCCACCCACATGGTCGGCGGCTACGCGCAGCTGTCCTGGGCCTTCAACTACCTCGGGCCCACCGGCAACCAGCGCGACATCGTCTCCGTGGTCCGCAAGCGCTCCCAGGAGGTCCAGTACTGA
- the narH gene encoding nitrate reductase subunit beta codes for MRVMAQVAMVMALDKCIGCHTCSVTCKQAWTNRAGTEYVWFNNVETRPGQGYPRRYEDQEKWKGGWELNRRGNLKLKSGGRWAKLAGLFASPVQPELNDYYEPWTYDYENLINAPAGEDFPVARPKSLITGDDMKITWSANWDDNLGGAPEMGHLDPVVEKVRRESEERIRFEFEQTFAFYLPRICEHCLNPSCMASCPSGAIYKRAEDGIVLVDQDRCRGWRQCVTGCPYKKMYYNHKSGKAEKCTFCYPRIEVGIPTVCAETCVGRLRYIGILLYDADRVTEAAATPDERDLYEAQLDLMLDPHDPEVIAAARAEGIPEDWLDAARRSPVHTLAKELRVALPLHPEYRTMPMVWYVPPLSPVVDLLKDQGHDGEDAGNLFGAIESLRIPVEYLAELFTAGDTQVVTDVLRKLAAMRSYMRDIALGDEPDEAIATAVGMTGAGIRKMYRLMAIAKYDERYVIPSAHLEEAHNLEEIGCSLDVDGGPGMGQTGVFGEASGRPMPVAAENFAALQARQRGEDPTGNEALAGRVNLLNWDGRGRPTGLFPPKDGGQA; via the coding sequence ATGCGAGTCATGGCCCAGGTCGCCATGGTGATGGCGCTCGACAAGTGCATCGGGTGCCACACCTGTTCGGTGACGTGCAAACAGGCGTGGACCAACCGCGCCGGCACCGAGTACGTGTGGTTCAACAACGTGGAGACCCGTCCCGGGCAGGGCTATCCCCGCCGGTACGAGGACCAGGAGAAGTGGAAGGGCGGCTGGGAGCTCAACCGCCGCGGCAACCTCAAGCTGAAGTCCGGTGGGCGGTGGGCGAAGCTGGCAGGATTGTTCGCCAGTCCCGTCCAGCCCGAGCTCAACGACTACTACGAGCCGTGGACCTACGACTACGAGAACCTCATCAACGCCCCCGCGGGCGAGGACTTCCCCGTGGCCCGGCCCAAGTCCCTGATCACCGGCGACGACATGAAGATCACCTGGTCGGCCAACTGGGACGACAACCTCGGCGGCGCCCCCGAGATGGGTCACCTCGACCCGGTGGTCGAGAAGGTCCGGCGGGAGTCCGAGGAGCGGATCCGGTTCGAGTTCGAGCAGACCTTCGCGTTCTACCTCCCGCGCATCTGCGAGCACTGCCTCAACCCCTCCTGCATGGCCTCCTGCCCCTCCGGGGCGATCTACAAGCGGGCCGAGGACGGGATCGTGCTCGTGGACCAGGACCGGTGCCGCGGCTGGCGCCAGTGCGTCACCGGCTGCCCGTACAAGAAGATGTACTACAACCACAAGTCCGGCAAGGCCGAGAAGTGCACCTTCTGCTACCCCCGCATCGAGGTGGGCATCCCCACCGTGTGCGCGGAGACGTGCGTGGGCCGGCTGCGCTACATCGGGATCCTGCTCTACGACGCCGACCGCGTCACCGAGGCCGCCGCGACCCCGGACGAGCGCGACCTCTACGAGGCGCAGCTGGACCTGATGCTCGACCCGCACGACCCGGAGGTGATCGCCGCGGCCCGGGCCGAGGGCATCCCCGAGGACTGGCTCGACGCCGCCCGCCGCTCCCCGGTCCACACCCTGGCCAAGGAGCTGCGGGTCGCCCTGCCCCTGCACCCCGAGTACCGCACGATGCCCATGGTCTGGTACGTCCCGCCGCTGTCCCCGGTCGTGGACCTGCTCAAGGACCAGGGCCACGACGGCGAGGACGCGGGCAACCTCTTCGGCGCCATCGAGTCCCTGCGCATCCCGGTGGAGTACCTCGCCGAGCTGTTCACCGCGGGGGACACGCAGGTCGTCACGGACGTGCTGCGCAAGCTCGCCGCGATGCGCTCCTACATGCGCGACATCGCCCTCGGCGACGAGCCCGACGAGGCGATCGCCACCGCCGTGGGCATGACCGGGGCCGGGATCCGGAAGATGTACCGGCTGATGGCGATCGCCAAGTACGACGAGCGCTACGTCATCCCCTCCGCCCACCTCGAGGAGGCCCACAACCTCGAGGAGATCGGCTGCTCCCTCGACGTCGACGGCGGGCCCGGGATGGGCCAGACCGGTGTGTTCGGGGAGGCCTCCGGCCGGCCCATGCCCGTGGCCGCCGAGAACTTCGCCGCCCTCCAGGCCCGTCAGCGCGGCGAGGACCCCACGGGCAACGAGGCCCTCGCCGGGCGGGTGAACCTGCTCAACTGGGACGGCCGCGGCCGGCCCACGGGCCTGTTCCCGCCCAAGGACGGGGGACAGGCATGA
- the narJ gene encoding nitrate reductase molybdenum cofactor assembly chaperone, which produces MSLLEKLLGRAGKGTLDPGAHHDPDPRRSAVLRQAAAVLLGYPDGQLLERLPVLRAALAEVGAADGVAELLDWFTARPLEQVQADYVQEFDLSRRHSLHLTYWTDGDTRRRGEALAAFKQVYRVHGAELDAAELPDYLPLVLEFTATVSPGDGWELLQRYRPSLELLRLSLRDDGLPHHRAVALVCSTLPGVSPEDREAVMRMAGYGPPTESVGLDPYDPRLLPLTERNQG; this is translated from the coding sequence ATGAGCCTGCTCGAGAAGCTGCTGGGCCGGGCCGGGAAGGGCACCCTCGACCCGGGCGCCCACCACGACCCCGACCCCCGCCGCAGCGCCGTGCTGCGCCAGGCCGCCGCCGTCCTGCTCGGCTACCCGGACGGGCAGCTCCTCGAGCGGCTGCCCGTGCTGCGCGCGGCGCTGGCCGAGGTCGGCGCGGCCGACGGGGTCGCCGAGCTGCTCGACTGGTTCACCGCCCGCCCGCTCGAGCAGGTCCAGGCGGACTACGTCCAGGAGTTCGACCTCTCCCGGCGCCACAGCCTGCACCTGACCTACTGGACCGACGGGGACACCCGCCGCCGCGGCGAGGCGCTCGCCGCGTTCAAGCAGGTCTACCGCGTCCACGGCGCCGAGCTCGACGCCGCCGAGCTGCCCGACTACCTGCCCCTGGTGCTCGAGTTCACCGCCACCGTCTCGCCCGGGGACGGCTGGGAGCTGCTGCAGCGCTACCGGCCCTCCCTCGAGCTGCTGCGGCTGTCGCTGCGCGACGACGGTCTGCCCCACCACCGCGCCGTCGCCCTCGTGTGCTCGACCCTGCCCGGGGTCTCGCCCGAGGACCGCGAGGCCGTGATGCGCATGGCCGGCTACGGCCCGCCCACCGAGTCCGTGGGCCTCGACCCGTACGATCCCCGGCTGCTGCCGCTGACCGAGAGGAACCAGGGATGA
- the narI gene encoding respiratory nitrate reductase subunit gamma, protein MIPLAPAPEAVETGVGDVLLWGVLPYVVLAVVVGGSIWRYRYDQFGWTTRSSQLYESRILRIASPLFHFGILAVLAGHIMGLLIPASWTAAVGVTEGMYHFLALSIGTVAGVGTLLGIVLLIWRRRTTGPVFMATTKNDKFMYVMLVAALLTGLATTAISVFDHSVPDYRQTVSPWFRSIWILQPDVAAMAGAGPSFKLHVLWALGLFAVWPFTRLVHAFTAPVHYLFRPYIVYRSRDAGSSAHLAPVRRGWEPVGTRDRARGTTRAPERRGSRSAGRR, encoded by the coding sequence ATGATCCCGCTCGCCCCCGCCCCCGAGGCCGTCGAGACCGGAGTGGGGGACGTCCTGCTGTGGGGCGTGCTGCCCTACGTGGTGCTGGCCGTGGTCGTCGGCGGGTCGATCTGGCGCTACAGGTACGACCAGTTCGGCTGGACCACCCGCTCCTCCCAGCTCTACGAGTCCCGCATCCTGCGCATCGCCTCGCCGCTGTTCCACTTCGGGATCCTCGCCGTGCTCGCCGGGCACATCATGGGCCTGCTCATCCCGGCGTCCTGGACGGCGGCGGTGGGCGTGACCGAGGGCATGTACCACTTCCTGGCCCTGAGCATCGGCACGGTCGCCGGGGTCGGGACCCTGCTGGGGATCGTCCTGCTGATCTGGCGCCGGCGCACGACCGGGCCCGTGTTCATGGCGACCACGAAGAACGACAAGTTCATGTACGTCATGCTCGTGGCCGCCCTGCTCACGGGCCTGGCCACCACCGCGATCTCCGTGTTCGACCACTCCGTGCCGGACTACCGCCAGACGGTCTCCCCGTGGTTCCGCTCCATCTGGATTCTCCAGCCGGACGTCGCGGCCATGGCCGGGGCCGGCCCCTCCTTCAAGCTGCACGTGCTGTGGGCGCTGGGGCTGTTCGCCGTGTGGCCCTTCACCCGGCTCGTCCACGCCTTCACGGCCCCGGTGCACTACCTCTTCCGGCCCTACATCGTCTACCGCAGCCGCGACGCCGGCTCCTCCGCCCACCTCGCCCCGGTGCGGCGCGGCTGGGAGCCGGTGGGCACCCGGGACCGCGCCCGCGGGACCACCCGGGCCCCCGAGCGGCGCGGGTCCCGCAGCGCGGGCCGCCGCTGA
- a CDS encoding MFS transporter, which translates to MSSAPAPTTPGPDLASGQLRNLLLATIASAVGFWAWTIVGPLGKRYAEQMQLDATQTAVLVAMPIFVGSIARVPVGALTDRYGGRVMFTVVLGTTAPLVLLTGLVGRMGSFPLLVAVAFFLGIAGTVFAVGVPFCSAWYEAHRKGFATGVFGAGMVGTAVSAFFTPRLVGAVGALGAHVVIAAVVAVTAVVCWLALRDSPVHAAKTPEPVLPKIRHAFTLKVTWQLCFLYGVVFGAFVAFSNYLPTYLNNVYAWDATAAGSRTAGFALAAVVARPVGGILADRVGPKLVTLSSLAGTAVLAVVVALQPGQERVYGPVFLLMALFLGLGTGGVFGWVGRAAPAKDVGTIGGIIAAAGGLGGYFPPLVMGATYDAEHNSYFVGLSLLAGFAVVSFLLALTVRNGGRTDERTVP; encoded by the coding sequence ATGTCCTCCGCCCCCGCCCCGACCACCCCGGGCCCGGACCTCGCCTCCGGGCAGCTGCGCAACCTCCTGCTGGCCACGATCGCCTCCGCCGTCGGCTTCTGGGCCTGGACGATCGTCGGCCCGCTGGGCAAGCGCTACGCCGAGCAGATGCAGCTCGACGCCACGCAGACCGCCGTGCTGGTGGCCATGCCGATCTTCGTCGGCTCGATCGCCCGCGTGCCGGTCGGTGCGCTCACCGACCGCTACGGCGGGCGGGTGATGTTCACCGTGGTCCTCGGCACCACGGCCCCGCTCGTGCTGCTGACCGGTCTGGTCGGGCGGATGGGCAGTTTCCCCCTGCTCGTCGCCGTCGCCTTCTTCCTGGGCATCGCCGGCACGGTCTTCGCCGTCGGCGTGCCCTTCTGCTCCGCGTGGTACGAGGCCCACCGCAAGGGCTTCGCCACGGGCGTGTTCGGGGCGGGGATGGTCGGCACGGCGGTCTCGGCGTTCTTCACCCCGCGCCTGGTCGGGGCCGTGGGCGCCCTCGGCGCCCACGTGGTGATCGCGGCGGTCGTGGCCGTCACGGCGGTGGTCTGCTGGCTGGCGCTGCGGGACTCGCCCGTGCACGCGGCCAAGACCCCGGAGCCGGTGCTGCCGAAGATCCGGCACGCGTTCACCCTGAAGGTCACCTGGCAGCTGTGCTTCCTCTACGGGGTGGTCTTCGGCGCGTTCGTGGCCTTCTCCAACTACCTGCCGACCTACCTCAACAACGTCTACGCGTGGGACGCCACCGCCGCCGGCAGCCGCACCGCGGGCTTCGCGCTCGCGGCCGTGGTGGCCCGGCCCGTGGGCGGGATCCTCGCGGACCGGGTGGGGCCGAAGCTGGTGACCCTCTCCTCGCTCGCGGGCACGGCGGTGCTCGCCGTGGTCGTGGCCCTCCAGCCGGGCCAGGAGCGGGTCTACGGCCCGGTCTTCCTGCTGATGGCCCTGTTCCTGGGGCTGGGCACCGGCGGGGTCTTCGGCTGGGTCGGGCGGGCCGCCCCCGCCAAGGACGTCGGGACGATCGGGGGGATCATCGCCGCCGCCGGCGGTCTCGGCGGGTACTTCCCGCCCCTGGTCATGGGGGCGACCTACGACGCCGAGCACAACTCCTACTTCGTGGGCCTGAGCCTGCTGGCCGGTTTCGCGGTCGTCTCGTTCCTGCTGGCCCTCACGGTGCGCAACGGCGGCCGCACGGACGAGCGCACCGTGCCCTGA
- a CDS encoding pyridoxamine 5'-phosphate oxidase family protein, with protein MSDETTPTGGTAGAVEQLAENTCWELLRSAGVSRLAVWVEDHPDIFPVNHAVDHGTVVFRTAEGTKLSAALADVPVALEADGYDAGTGLAWSVVVKGRAGRIGRAEELEATADLPLLPWQAGPKGVFVRIVPGLVTGRRFPVADPSVWRTALSDAHRAAPE; from the coding sequence ATGAGCGACGAGACGACGCCGACCGGCGGGACCGCGGGCGCGGTGGAGCAGCTGGCGGAGAACACGTGCTGGGAGCTGCTGCGCTCGGCCGGGGTGTCCCGGCTGGCGGTGTGGGTCGAGGACCACCCGGACATCTTCCCGGTCAACCACGCCGTGGACCACGGCACGGTCGTGTTCCGGACGGCGGAGGGCACCAAGCTCTCGGCGGCCCTGGCCGACGTGCCGGTCGCGCTCGAGGCCGACGGCTACGACGCCGGGACCGGGCTCGCGTGGAGCGTGGTCGTCAAGGGCCGGGCGGGCCGGATCGGGCGCGCCGAGGAGCTCGAGGCCACCGCGGACCTGCCGCTGCTGCCGTGGCAGGCCGGGCCCAAGGGCGTGTTCGTGCGGATCGTGCCCGGGCTCGTGACGGGCCGGCGCTTCCCCGTGGCCGACCCCTCGGTGTGGCGCACGGCGCTCAGCGACGCGCACCGCGCCGCCCCGGAGTGA